The Mus musculus strain C57BL/6J chromosome 2, GRCm38.p6 C57BL/6J genome has a window encoding:
- the Itprid2 gene encoding protein ITPRID2 produces the protein MNRPLSAEAEEELEWQVASRRRKAWAKCRSSWQASETEDLSTETTTQDEDEDDEEDLPGTKLPAPAGRGNVPNEKIAIWLKDCRTPLGASLDEQSSGTPKGVLVRNGGSFEDDLSLGAEANHLHEPDAQVENCNNILAKERRLQFHQKGRSMNSTGSGKSSGTVSSVSELLELYEEDPEEILYNLGFGRDEPDIASKIPSRFFNSSSFARGIDIKVFLSAQMQRMEVENPNYALTSRFRQIEVLTTVANAFSSLYSQVSGTPLQRIGSMSSVTSTKEVADSPPPLTRSNTANRLMKTLSKLNLCVDKTEKGEGGSSPATEKGRTLSISLSEDGGGGKSDPKLQKVVKKKESSSMLATVTEEVSGSSSTVTDSVDADRLSEEADSTISHQEESEESREAHSQEKDPLRKSAVTDPDLGHDGRVSSHCELESSSELKSAQASSSEKEPCAPLTIPSIRNIMTQQKDSFEMEEVQSTEGEAPHVPATCQLSLAKSKRDHLLRTASQHSDSSGFAEDSTDCVSLNHLLVNESLQAMGSSADSCDSETTVTSLGEDHVTPTAQDQPYFNESEEESLAPLQKGRAKVEIVAEKRKADNQDFPQCVTAENAGNNESTKGPCEPGHQITETGEHPPLAATGELPREESVESDVEKGSECEFAQYTTHHILRSLASFEAQGSGMSSEKKTGFPSSVDRVNTALQRAQMKVCSMSGQRVGRSLIKSKDLLKQRYLLAKAGYPLRRSQSLPTTLLSPVRVVSSVNVRLSPGKETRCSPPSFTYKYTPEEEQDLEKQGTEHDGQSLVKSTIFIPPPSVKKEEAPQSEGTRLEECHHGRLAPCPQFAPISQSTCSLHSVHSEWQDRPLCEHMRTLSAHSVPNISGAACSAFSPFGCPYSHRHAAHPYRACSVNPPSAIEMQLRRVLHDIRSSLQNLSQYPMTRGPDLAAAPYSTQNSSVLPLYENTFQELQVVRRSLNLFRTQMMDLELAMLRQQTVVYPHMTEEDRYEVDQLQGLRNSVRMELQDLEMQLEERLLGLDEQLRAVRVPSPFRPSALPGMCGSRSVDNLSCPSPLNVMEPVTELIREQSYLKSELGLGLGDMAYEIPPGESSESVFSQATSESSSVCSSPSHTNRRSRGLPGSKPRARLVARKKIFRASVALTPTAPSRTGSVQTPPDLESSEEAGGAEEASPVVGLASHVEEEPEDLSLMPAAEEMHRNVEQDELQQVIREIKESIVGEIRREIVSGLLAAVSSSKAPGPKQDSH, from the exons ATGAACCGACCCCTGTCGGCGGAGGCGGAGGAGGAACTGGAGTGGCAAGTGGCGAGTCGCAGGAGGAAGGCCTGGGCCAAGTGCCGCAGCTCCTGGCAGGCGTCGGAGACCGAGGATCTGTCCACAGAGACGACGACgcaggacgaggacgaggacgacgAGGAGGACCTCCCAGGCACGAAGCTGCCGGCACCCGCGGGGCGAG GAAACGTGCCCAACGAGAAGATCGCGATATGGCTCAAAGACTGCCG CACCCCTCTGGGAGCCTCACTGGATGAGCAAAGCAGTGGTACGCCGAAGG GTGTGCTTGTGAGAAATGGAGGAAGCTTTGAAGATGACCTGTCACTGGGAGCTGAAG CCAATCACCTACATGAACCTGATGCTCAAGTTGAAAACTG CAACAATATCTTGGCCAAGGAGAGAAGACTACAGTTTCATCAGAAAGGGAGAAGTATGAATTCCACTGGGTCTGGGAAAAGCAGTGGTACCGTGTCAAG TGTCTCAGAACTGCTGGAGCTTTACGAggaagatcctgaagaaattctaTATAATCTTGGATTTGGACGAGATGAACCAGATATTGCTTCTAAAATTCCTTCCAGATTTTTTAATTCATCATCCTTTGCCAGAGGCATAGACATTAAAGTATTTCTGAGTGCACAGATGCAACGGATGGAAGTAGAGAACCCAAACTATGCTCTGACAA gCCGATTTCGCCAAATTGAAGTCCTGACTACTGTGGCCAATGCATTTTCTTCTCTATATTCCCAAGTCTCTGGAACTCCACTGCAGAGGATTGGAAGTATGTCCTCGGTGACCTCCACCAAGGAGGTGGCAGACTCCCCGCCCCCTCTAACTCGAAGCAACACTGCAAACCGTCTGATGAAAACACTATCAAAACTGAACTTATGTGTTGataaaacagagaaaggagaagggggctCTTCCCCCGCCACTGAGAAAGGAAGGACTCTAAGCATCTCACTGTCTGAAGATGGCGGCGGCGGCAAGAGTGACCCTAAGCTTCAGAAAGTTGTAAAGAAGAAGGAGTCGTCTTCGATGCTGGCTACGGTTACAGAAGAAGTCTCAGGTAGTTCATCAACCGTCACAGACAGCGTTGATGCAGACAGACTTTCCGAGGAAGCAGACAGTACCATTAGCCACCAGGAGGAAAGTGAAGAAAGCAGAGAGGCTCACAGTCAGGAGAAGGACCCGCTCCGCAAGTCTGCTGTGACAGATCCTGACTTGGGTCATGATGGCCGCGTGTCCAGCCACTGCGAGCTGGAGAGCAGCAGTGAGCTGAAAAGTGCCCAGGCGTCTTCGAGCGAGAAAGAGCCTTGTGCACCCCTGACAATCCCATCCATACGGAACATAATGACGCAGCAGAAAGACTCCTTTGAGATGGAAGAG GTCCAGAGCACAGAGGGAGAAGCCCCTCACGTGCCAGCCACTTGCCAGCTAAGTCTTGCCAAGTCAAAAAGAG ATCATCTGTTGAGAACTGCAAGTCAGCATTCCGATAGCAGCGGCTTTGCTGAGGACTCCACAGACTGTGTCTCCCTCAACCACCTCCTG GTGAACGAGTCCctgcaagccatggggagcagtgCTGACAGCTGTGACAGTGAAACCACCGTCACATCGCTTGGTGAGGACCACGTGACTCCTACAGCGCAAGACCAGCCTTACTTCAATGAGTCAGAGGAGGAGTCCCTGGCTCCTCTGCAGAAAGGAAGAGCAAAGGTGGAAATAGTGGCTGAGAAAAGGAAAGCCGACAACCAAGATTTCCCTCAGTGTGTGACCGCAGAGAATGCTGGAAACAATGAGTCCACAAAGGGCCCGTGTGAGCCTGGTCATCAGATCACAGAAACAGGGGAGCATCCACCTCTGGCAGCCACTGGAGAGCTCCCCAGGGAAGAGAGTGTCGAGAGTGATGTAGAGAAAGGCAGTGAATGTGAATTTGCCCAGTACACCACACACCATATTCTCAGATCCTTGGCTTCCTTTGAAGCGCAGGGCAGCGGTATGAGCTCTGAAAAGAAAACTGGGTTTCCCTCTTCTGTGGACAGAGTGAACACTGCCCTGCAGAGAGCTCAAATGAAGGTCTGCAGTATGTCTGGGCAGAGAGTAGGGCGTAGCCTAATAAAATCAAAGGATCTGTTGAAACAAAGGTACTTGCTCGCAAAAGCTGGCTATCCTCTGAGAAGGTCTCAGTCTTTGCCCACCACTTTACTGAGCCCAGTACGGGTGGTGTCTTCTGTCAATGTGCGATTATCTCCAGGAAAAGAGACCAGGTGCAGCCCACCGTCCTTCACCTACAAGTACACACCCGAAGAGGAACAAGACCTGGAAAAGCAAGGAACTGAACACGATGGTCAGTCTCTGGTTAAATCTACCATCTTCATCCCGCCACCctctgtgaagaaagaagaagccCCTCAGAGTGAGGGGACACGACTGGAggaatgccaccatggaaggctTGCCCCCTGCCCACAGTTCGCTCCAATATCCCAGTCCACCTGCTCCCTTCACTCTGTCCACTCTGAGTGGCAGGACAGACCCCTGTGTGAACACATGAGGACTCTGAGTGCCCACAGTGTCCCCAACATATCGGGTGCCGCATGTAGTGCCTTCTCTCCTTTCGGGTGTCCCTATTCACACAGACATGCTGCCCACCCATACAGGGCATGCTCTGTGAATCCTCCTTCTGCCATTGAGATGCAGTTGCGGAGAGTGTTGCATGATATTAGAAGCTCACTACAGAATCTTTCACAG TATCCTATGACGAGAGGACCTGACCTTGCTGCTGCTCCATACAGTACTCAGAACTCGTCTGTCCTACCTCTTTATGAA AATACCTTCCAGGAGCTTCAAGTCGTGAGGCGGAGCCTGAATCTGTTCAGAACGCAGATGATGGACTTGGAGCTGGCCATGCTGCGGCAGCAAACCGTGGTGTACCCTCATATGACAGAGGAGGACAG GTATGAAGTTGATCAGCTGCAGGGTTTGCGGAACTCTGTCCGAATGGAACTGCAGGACCTGGAGATGCAGCTGGAGGAGCGCTTGCTGGGCCTGGATGAGCAGCTCCGTGCAGTGCGGGTGCCATCACCTTTCCGCCCCTCTGCACTCCCG GGGATGTGTGGCAGCAGGAGCGTAGATAACTTATCATGCCCGTCTCCACTGAACGTCATGGAGCCC GTCACAGAGCTAATTCGGGAGCAATCATACCTGAAGTCTGAGCTGGGCCTGGGCCTTGGAGACATGGCGTAtgaaattcctcctggagagagcTCGGAGTCCGTTTTCTCTCAAGCCACATCAGAGTCATCTTCCGTCTGCTCCAGCCCCTCCCACACCAACAGAAGATCTAGAGGGCTACCTGGGAGCAAACCCAGAGCCCGCTTAGTGGCGAGAAAGAAGATATTCCGAGCCTCTGTGGCCCTGACACCAACTGCCCCCTCTAGAACAGGCTCTGTGCAAACACCTCCAGATCTGGAGAGTTCCGAAgaagctggaggagctgaggaagCATCCCCGGTAGTGGGGCTTGCATCTCACGTGGAGGAAGAGCCAGAGGATCTCTCACTGATGCCAGCAGCCGAGGAGATGCACAGGAATGTGGAGCAAGATGAACTGCAGCAAGTCATCCGAGAG
- the Itprid2 gene encoding protein ITPRID2 isoform X1 translates to MTTEDHLLRTASQHSDSSGFAEDSTDCVSLNHLLVNESLQAMGSSADSCDSETTVTSLGEDHVTPTAQDQPYFNESEEESLAPLQKGRAKVEIVAEKRKADNQDFPQCVTAENAGNNESTKGPCEPGHQITETGEHPPLAATGELPREESVESDVEKGSECEFAQYTTHHILRSLASFEAQGSGMSSEKKTGFPSSVDRVNTALQRAQMKVCSMSGQRVGRSLIKSKDLLKQRYLLAKAGYPLRRSQSLPTTLLSPVRVVSSVNVRLSPGKETRCSPPSFTYKYTPEEEQDLEKQGTEHDGQSLVKSTIFIPPPSVKKEEAPQSEGTRLEECHHGRLAPCPQFAPISQSTCSLHSVHSEWQDRPLCEHMRTLSAHSVPNISGAACSAFSPFGCPYSHRHAAHPYRACSVNPPSAIEMQLRRVLHDIRSSLQNLSQYPMTRGPDLAAAPYSTQNSSVLPLYENTFQELQVVRRSLNLFRTQMMDLELAMLRQQTVVYPHMTEEDRYEVDQLQGLRNSVRMELQDLEMQLEERLLGLDEQLRAVRVPSPFRPSALPGMCGSRSVDNLSCPSPLNVMEPVTELIREQSYLKSELGLGLGDMAYEIPPGESSESVFSQATSESSSVCSSPSHTNRRSRGLPGSKPRARLVARKKIFRASVALTPTAPSRTGSVQTPPDLESSEEAGGAEEASPVVGLASHVEEEPEDLSLMPAAEEMHRNVEQDELQQVIREIKESIVGEIRREIVSGLLAAVSSSKAPGPKQDSH, encoded by the exons ATGACCACTGAAG ATCATCTGTTGAGAACTGCAAGTCAGCATTCCGATAGCAGCGGCTTTGCTGAGGACTCCACAGACTGTGTCTCCCTCAACCACCTCCTG GTGAACGAGTCCctgcaagccatggggagcagtgCTGACAGCTGTGACAGTGAAACCACCGTCACATCGCTTGGTGAGGACCACGTGACTCCTACAGCGCAAGACCAGCCTTACTTCAATGAGTCAGAGGAGGAGTCCCTGGCTCCTCTGCAGAAAGGAAGAGCAAAGGTGGAAATAGTGGCTGAGAAAAGGAAAGCCGACAACCAAGATTTCCCTCAGTGTGTGACCGCAGAGAATGCTGGAAACAATGAGTCCACAAAGGGCCCGTGTGAGCCTGGTCATCAGATCACAGAAACAGGGGAGCATCCACCTCTGGCAGCCACTGGAGAGCTCCCCAGGGAAGAGAGTGTCGAGAGTGATGTAGAGAAAGGCAGTGAATGTGAATTTGCCCAGTACACCACACACCATATTCTCAGATCCTTGGCTTCCTTTGAAGCGCAGGGCAGCGGTATGAGCTCTGAAAAGAAAACTGGGTTTCCCTCTTCTGTGGACAGAGTGAACACTGCCCTGCAGAGAGCTCAAATGAAGGTCTGCAGTATGTCTGGGCAGAGAGTAGGGCGTAGCCTAATAAAATCAAAGGATCTGTTGAAACAAAGGTACTTGCTCGCAAAAGCTGGCTATCCTCTGAGAAGGTCTCAGTCTTTGCCCACCACTTTACTGAGCCCAGTACGGGTGGTGTCTTCTGTCAATGTGCGATTATCTCCAGGAAAAGAGACCAGGTGCAGCCCACCGTCCTTCACCTACAAGTACACACCCGAAGAGGAACAAGACCTGGAAAAGCAAGGAACTGAACACGATGGTCAGTCTCTGGTTAAATCTACCATCTTCATCCCGCCACCctctgtgaagaaagaagaagccCCTCAGAGTGAGGGGACACGACTGGAggaatgccaccatggaaggctTGCCCCCTGCCCACAGTTCGCTCCAATATCCCAGTCCACCTGCTCCCTTCACTCTGTCCACTCTGAGTGGCAGGACAGACCCCTGTGTGAACACATGAGGACTCTGAGTGCCCACAGTGTCCCCAACATATCGGGTGCCGCATGTAGTGCCTTCTCTCCTTTCGGGTGTCCCTATTCACACAGACATGCTGCCCACCCATACAGGGCATGCTCTGTGAATCCTCCTTCTGCCATTGAGATGCAGTTGCGGAGAGTGTTGCATGATATTAGAAGCTCACTACAGAATCTTTCACAG TATCCTATGACGAGAGGACCTGACCTTGCTGCTGCTCCATACAGTACTCAGAACTCGTCTGTCCTACCTCTTTATGAA AATACCTTCCAGGAGCTTCAAGTCGTGAGGCGGAGCCTGAATCTGTTCAGAACGCAGATGATGGACTTGGAGCTGGCCATGCTGCGGCAGCAAACCGTGGTGTACCCTCATATGACAGAGGAGGACAG GTATGAAGTTGATCAGCTGCAGGGTTTGCGGAACTCTGTCCGAATGGAACTGCAGGACCTGGAGATGCAGCTGGAGGAGCGCTTGCTGGGCCTGGATGAGCAGCTCCGTGCAGTGCGGGTGCCATCACCTTTCCGCCCCTCTGCACTCCCG GGGATGTGTGGCAGCAGGAGCGTAGATAACTTATCATGCCCGTCTCCACTGAACGTCATGGAGCCC GTCACAGAGCTAATTCGGGAGCAATCATACCTGAAGTCTGAGCTGGGCCTGGGCCTTGGAGACATGGCGTAtgaaattcctcctggagagagcTCGGAGTCCGTTTTCTCTCAAGCCACATCAGAGTCATCTTCCGTCTGCTCCAGCCCCTCCCACACCAACAGAAGATCTAGAGGGCTACCTGGGAGCAAACCCAGAGCCCGCTTAGTGGCGAGAAAGAAGATATTCCGAGCCTCTGTGGCCCTGACACCAACTGCCCCCTCTAGAACAGGCTCTGTGCAAACACCTCCAGATCTGGAGAGTTCCGAAgaagctggaggagctgaggaagCATCCCCGGTAGTGGGGCTTGCATCTCACGTGGAGGAAGAGCCAGAGGATCTCTCACTGATGCCAGCAGCCGAGGAGATGCACAGGAATGTGGAGCAAGATGAACTGCAGCAAGTCATCCGAGAG